The Pseudomonas solani genome segment GCGATGCCAGCCAGGAAACCGGCGGCATCTCCACCCGCTTGCTGCACGAGCGCCTCAACGCCGCCGGCGAGCCCCTGTCACTGATCAGCGTGCGCCAGGTGCTTGGCCGCATGCTGGAAAGCGGCCTGGTGGTGCCCGAAGGGCAGAAGGGTTACTGCCTGGCGCGGAGCCAGAGCGCGGCTTAGTGGCCGCGTAACAGCTCGGTGGCCTGATCCAGCAGGCCCAACGGGTCCTGGGTCTTGTGCACGTCCACCGAGAGCAGCTGACGGAAGCGCCGCGCCCCGGGGAAGCCCTGGCCCAGGCCCAGCACATGGCGGGTGATGTGATGCATCTGCCCGCCTTCCGCGATGTGCCGTTCTATATAGGGGCGCAGTGCCGCCAGGGCCTCGGCCCGGGTCGGTTGCGGCGCCTGGCCACCGAATAGCCGCGCATCCACGCCTGCCAGCAGGTAGGGGTTGTGATAGGCCTCGCGGCCGAGCATCACGCCGTCGAATACCTCGAGGTGGGCCGCGCACTCATCCAGCGTCTTGATGCCGCCGTTGAGGATCAGCTCCAGGTCCGGGAAATCCTGCTTCAGTTGCGCGGCGACGTCGTAGCGCAGTGGCGGGATTTCACGGTTCTCCTTCGGCGACAGGCCTTCGAGGATCGCGATGCGCGCATGCACGGTGAAGCTGCGGCAGCCGGCGTCGCGGACCTGGCCGACGAAATCACACAGCTCGGCATAGCTGTCGCGGCCGTTGATGCCGATGCGGTGCTTGACCGTCACGGGGATCGCCACCGCGTCCAGCATCGCCTTCACGCAATCGGCCACCAGCGCCGGATGCCCCATCAGGCAGGCGCCGATCATGTTGTTCTGCACCCGGTCACTGGGGCAGCCGACGTTGAGGTTCACCTCGTCGTAACCCGCTTCCTCCGCAAAGCGCGCGCAGGCCGCCAGATCGGCCGGCACGCTGCCGCCCAGCTGCAGCGCCAGAGGGTGCTCGGCCTCGTCATGACGCAGGAAGCGCGCACGATCCCCCTGGAGCAGCGCCCCGGTGGTCACCATCTCCGTGTACAGCAGCGCATGGCGCGAAAGCAGGCGTAGGAAGAACCGACAATTTCTATCTGTCCAATCCATCATCGGCGCCACGGAAAAGCGGCGGGACAGCGCAGGGCGCGTGGTTGCTGGGCTAGAGGCTATTTCTTTAAGCATTTTCGTACAGCTGATAGAGGGCGGTTTGGGGCCGTTTCCGGATGACATGGCGACGCTCAGGAAACGAAAGCGCAAGGACGGAACTGCGGCCTATCTGGCCCAGATCCGGATCATGCGGGAAGGGGTGCAAGTCTATCAGGAAGCCTCGCTTTCCGCTGGCTGCACAGCGCCAGGGCTCGGGCGCTCAGGTGATCCTGCCACTCCAGGCAACGCTCTCTGCCCGCTGTGATCATCCCTTTGCCATTGGTGGTTCCAGGTGTCGCACAAGTGCTATCCGGTTGATTGGCAAGGCTCCCCGTTAGAAGACGTAAATCGGGCTGACCTAATACTTGTACCCCATATAAACCGCCGCATTCTTTTTGAGTTCGCGGACTTCGGATTCCCGAATGCGCATTCCATAGGAGTAATGCACAGAGTCGGAACTGCTGGAGCTGTCGTCATCCTCCACTGCGTGTGCGCTGGGTATCCCGCGGGAGATATTCGTCTGAACGGCGTGGTGCACCTTGTTTCCGCTTTTTGATGGGCCCGAGACGCTGTACATCGCCCTGTAGTCAGTCCCCCTGGAGGCATCGGTAACAATCTCGGACCACTTCGCCTCGTTTAGCCAACCCCAATAGCTGTTGTTATTGACCTGTTTCGTAAGGGAGAAGGTGATGTCGGTGCGCTCTGCCTGGCCCTTTGTCAGGAAGGTGCCGGCGTCTTCAATCGTGAACCCGGCGTAACGGCAAAGGTACGCGATGAGTGCGAAGGAGGTCCTGCTGTTACCGTTAGCGCAATGTACCGTCGCGGAGCCCCTGGTTTGCAGTTCCGAATGGATGATGTCCGCAGCCGCTATGAAACAGGGAATGCACTTATCTGCGGTGTCATCCATGCCATGGCTCATATGGCGCAGATCCACTCTGTTCGCGGTCTTCGACAGGTCGTGATGGGTTCCGAAGTAGATGGTTTCCCCTCCCGGGCCTTGGATGACTCCTCCTCTGTAACCTGCCGAGATTGTCCAGCCACTCTTTTCGTATGGCATGACCTGCCTCCATTCTCGCCACTGTTCCCTGTATGCGCGCGCCGGCTGCTGCCCCGTCAGTGCGCTGATTCAATCTAGTAGCCGGAGCGGTATGCCGCTAGCGATCCGGAGAAGGGCAGCGCTCATGCCTGGCGATGTGACGCATCGATCGGTAGTTCGATCTTGAAGCGGGTTCCTTCGCCTTCATGGCTTTGCACCGACAGGGTGCCGCCATGCTTCTGCACGATCCCATAGGAGAGCGAAAGCCCCAGGCCCGTGCCCTTGCCGACTGGTTTGGTGGTGAAGAACGGATCGAAGATGTGGGGCAGCACATCATCAGGAATGCCACTGCCGTCATCCGCTATCTCGATCCCCACCCGCCCGTCGCCCGCCCAGGTGGTGATCACGATTCTTCCTCGTGCCTCCCCCATGGCTTGCGCTGCGTTGACCACGAGATTCATGACGACCTGGTTGATCTGCGAGGGCAGGCATTTCACCTCCGGCAGGTCGCCGAAGTTCCGCACTATGTCGGCGCGGTACTTCACCTCGCTCGCCACGATGTTCAGCGTCGACTCTATGCCCTGATGGATATCGGCCCATTGCCACTCCGTGTCGGTATCAACGCGGGAGAAGTCCTTCAGGTCCTGGATTATCTTGCGGACCCGGCCGATGCCCTCCCTCGTTTCATTCAGCAGCGAGGGGATGTCGTCCTTGAGGTAATCCAGGTCGACCCGCTTGCGAAGGGCGATCACCCGTGCCTTCAAGTCCTCGTCTGCGATGGATGGTTCCGCCGATTCATAGGCCTGCAGGACTTCAAGCAGTTCGCGGAAGTAGGTTTCCAGCGTGCTGTGATTGGACGAGATGAAGCCGATCGGGTTGTTGATCTCATGCGCTACGCCAGCGGCGAGCTGCCCGATCGATGCCAGCTTCTCGTTCTGTATCAACTGGCTTTCCAACTGCTTGCGCTCGGCCATCTCCTGCTGCAGGACGCTGTTGGTACGTGTCAGGTCCTCGGTCCGGACCCGCACCTGGTGTTCGAGGCTTTCCATCTGCTGCTGCAGGCGCTGGGTCATGTCCCACTTGGCGGTGAGCGAACAGGCGAGCTGGCTGACTTCGATATTGTCGAAGGGCTTCTTCAGGATCAGCAGCCTGTCCGCCACCCTGAGCCTGGCGAGCAGCTCCTCCCATGAATAGTCGGCATATGCGGTGCAGACGACGACTTGCAGTCGCGGGTCCGTCTGCCAGAGGTGCTCGATGGTTTCCACTCCATCCCACCCCTGCGGCATGCGCATGTCGACGAAGGCCATCGCATAGGGCCTGTCCTCGACCAGTGCCTTCTCCAGCAGCTTAAGGCCGTCCTGGCCGCGATAGGCCGAATCGATCTCGAACTCTCTCACCTCCGTGGTCGGGCCCGTGCCGAACAACTGCGCTTCGAATGCATCCAGCGCCTGGGTATCACTGGGCTCCGGCGCGAGGATCTTGCGAAAGTCGTCGTGGATGGACGGCGTGTCGTCGATCAGCAGAATGCGGCGGTTACCCGGGTTGTCCATGCGCCAGCCCTCTCTTCTTCATTGGGATTTCCAGGGTGAAGCAGGCACCCGTCCCCAGGCCGTCGCTTTCGACCCGCAACGAGCCGTCCATCTCGATGGCAGCGAGAGCGCAACTGTGAAGCCCGAAACCGTGGCCGTCTTTCCGGGTGGTGAAGCCGTGGGCGAAGATGCGCGTCAGGTTGGCCTGCTCGATCCCCTCGCCGTTGTCCCGGACGCGGATGGTCAGGCTGGAGGCCCCCAGTTGCGCGGACAGGGTCAGGCGTCGTGGCCGATCCTCCTGCGCACTCATGGCCTGCTTGGCGTTACTGATCAGGTTCACCAGGATGAGCAGGGTGCGGTGCTTGTCCAGGACGACTTCCGGCAGGTCGTCATACTCCTTCACGATCTCGACCTGGTGGCGAACCAGCGAGTCGGACTGCATGCGCAACGCATCTTCCATGAGCTCATTGATGCTGATGGGTTCGACGATGCTGGAGGGGCCAGCGTAGGACTGCTGGGTCGAGACGATCTCCTTGATGTGGTTGACGCTCCGAGTCATCTGCTCGAGCTCATTGACGATGCTCTCCCGCTCCGACGAGAGCGCCTCCGATACCTGGGCGATGTAGCCGGGCAGCAGCTTTCCCTTCTCGTCGTGACTGATGAAGGCGCCGAGGTCCTCCTGGTGCGCCGTCATCATCTCCACCGCCCTGGCCAGGCCGAGCGCTTTGGAATTGCGCACCCGGCGCGCCACCAGGTCGGCGGAAATATTCACGCTGTTCAGCACATTGCCGACGTTGTGCAGCACGTTGGTCGCGATCTCGGCCATGCCCGCATGCCGGGCAGCGGCAACCAGCTCGCTCTGGGCTCGTTGCAGTTCGTGGGTCCGTACCTGTACCCGCCGTTCGAGTTCGTCATTGGCGGCTTGCAACGCCTTGTTCATGCGGTTGATCTCCGCATAGCTGCGCAGGAGCCAGTAGCCCAGGAACAACAGCAGCGCCGCCAGGATGGCTGCGAATACCAGCAGGTAGCGGTGGGAGATCTGATCCTGGGCGGCGGCCGCCAACTGCTCCCCGCTCAATACTTCGATCAGCGCGTCCAGGCGCGTGGCCACAGGCACGGCGGCGATCTGGTTGAGCAGGGCGTTGACCTGCTTCTGTTCGCTGAGAACGGTCCGGACATGAGCCGAGAACAGGTCGATGGCGCTGCCGATGTCAGGGCTCAGCCCGGCCTTCTGTTCCTCGATCTTCTGCAGGCCGAGCTGTATGTCCTCGGCCTTTTCGTCCGTGGTGACCTGCGAATACTCCATCGTGCTCAGGAGTGCGTCGAACACGTAGCCGGATGTCGTGTCGAGCACCATGCTGCTGCGTTGGTCACTGATCAGGTTCTGCACGTCATCTTCGGCGGTGGGTAGAAAATTCAGTGAGTTCCGCAGGATGGCGTTATGCGACTTGAACGCCTCGATCAGGCCGGATTTCTCCTCAAGCGCCGTCCTGTAGAGCTCCTTGCTCCGTTCCCAACGCTCCGGGTTGTGCAGGGGCGCATCCGCGAGGCGTTGTTCGAGGCGCTGCCAGTTGCTGTCCATTTCACTGAGCGGGTCGACCAGCAAGTCGTAGTCAAGGTTGATGCCCATGCGCGAGCGCAGCACCTGGACTTCCCACTGGGCATCGCTCTGCTTGATCTGGCGGAGTATCGCCAGCGACCCGAAGTAGCGGGCGGGCTCGTAGGCATCCGCCCGGAGGAACAGGAACAGGAGCGTGCCGGCGAGTGCGAGAGCGGCGCCAACCAATACGACCCAGAGGTTACCCCTGCGGATATCGCTCACTGCGCACCTTTCGTTTCACCCGTCAGCGTTTTCAGGAAGAGGATGATCAGCCGCTTGTCCTCCGGGTCCGCCTTGCGGCCCAGCTGGTACTTGAACATCACGTCCACGGCGTCCTCCAGGGTCTGCGCCGAGGCATCGTGGAAGTAGGGCGCGGTGAGCTCGACGTTGCGCAGGCCTGGCACCTTGAACACATGGCGGTCCTCGTCCCGGCCGGTGACCGAGAAGCGCCCGAGGTCGGCTTCGGAGCTGCTCCCTTTGTCCTTGAAGTAGTCCCCCATGACCCCGAATTTCTGGAACATGTTGCCGCCCACGTTCATGCCTTGGTGGCAGGAGATGCATCCGCTCTGCTTGAAGCGCGCATACCCCGTCTTCTCCTCATCGCTGATGGCCGTGGAGTCGCCTTCCAGGAACAGGTCGAATCGGGCCTTGGGCGTGAGCAGCGTCCGCTCGTAGGTCGCGATGGCGTTCTGGACGTTCGCCTGGGTCACCCCATCTGCGTAGCTCGACTCGAAGGCGTCCCTGTAGGTCTCGTCCGCCGCCAGGCGCGCGAGCAACGCAGGCCATTCGGACCCCATTTCCCTGGGGTTGCGGATGACATCGTCGACCTGCGCCTCCAGGGTCGCGGCGCGGCCATTCCAGAACTGGCGGAAGTTGAGGCTGGCATTGAGCACGGTGGGCGTGTTCACCAGCGTCAGGTCACCGTTGAGGCCGACGGACAGGCGCTTGTCATCGGCCCCGCCCCGGTCCAACTGGTGGCAGCTGGAGCAGGCCACGGCTCCGTTGGCGGAGAGGCGCTTGTCGTTGAAAAGCCGGCGGCCCAGCTCGGCCCGTCCCGCGTCTTCGGTATGCCAGCGAGGCAAGGGTTTGATCGGTTCATTGAGCGGCGCGGCGATGCACGGGGAGGCCAGCGGCAACACCACCAGCGCAAGGTGCAGGATGCGCTGCTTGATGTGGGCGTTCATCGTTCCGCTCCGGCGTGGCCGTTGCGGCGCCTGGCGAATTCAGCGAATTCGGCGGCCGGCAAGGCCCGTGAAAAATGGTAGCCCTGAGCTTCATCGCAGTGTCGGCTCATCAGGAACTCCAGCTGCTCGGCGGTCTCGACCCCCTCGGCCGTGACGGTGAGCCCGAGGCTGTCGGACATGGCGATAATGGCGGCGACGAGGGCTGCGTCCTTCTCATGCACGCCTATGTCGCGGACGAACGACTGGTCGATCTTCAACGTATCGATCGGGAACAGCTTCAGGTAGCCGAGATTGGAATAGCCGGTGCCGAAATCGTCGATCGCCAGCCTTACCCCGAGCGACTTGGCGCCCTGCAGCACGAGGGCGCTGCCTTCATGATCCTGCACCAGCAGGCGCTCGGTTATTTCCAGTTCAATGCAGCCGGGATCGACGCCCGAGCTCTTCAGCGCTTGCTTCAGTGCCGGGAGGAAGTCGCCCTGGCGGAAGTCCACAGGGGAAAGATTGATCGCGGTACAGAGCGGCCCGGACCCATGAAGATTCCACAGGTGTGTTTGCCGGCACGCCTCCTTCAGCACCCATCGGCTCAAGGGCACGATAAGACCGGACTCTTCCGCTACCGGGATGAAGCGGGTTGGCGGAATGGCTTCGCCGTTGGGCTGGAACCACCGTATCAGGGCCTCGCAGCCGATGACGCGGCCGCTACGCAGGTCGATCTTGGGCTGGTAATGGAGCACGAACTCTTCGTTTTCCAGTGCGCGCCGGATCGCCACTTCCAGTGACTGCTGGTCCCGGGCGCGCTGCTTGAGCATCGGATCGTAGAGCCGTGCCGTGTTGCGTTCCTGGCCCTTGGCCTCGTGCATGGCGGTCTCGGCCCGCTTGATCAACATGCGCGGGTCGTCGCCGTGGTCAGGGTAGCGGCTCACCCCGATGCTCGCCGTCACGGCCAGCACCTCACCTTCAACTAGGCGCGGTGTGGCGATGGCGGCCAGGAGCTGGGCGGAAAATGCGGTGTCGCCCCCTCTGTCGGAGAAGTCACCCACCACCACGAATTGGTCCGAGCCTGGCCGGTAGAGCACGTCCTCGTCCTTCAGCGCGCGCTGGATGGCGGTGCCGCTCGCCTGCAGCACGGCATCCCCGAATGGATAACCCCAGGCGTTGTTTATATGTTTGAGACGGTCGAGGCCGATGTACAGGAGAGAGAATCCGGACGTCGGCGATGTGCGGATGCACCGCACCAGCCGGTCCCGGAGAAGGTTCAGGTTGGGAAGCCCGGTCAGCGCGTCGTACTGAAGATGGTGCGCGAGTTTCAGCAACTCCGATGCTCGGTGTTCGATGGTGATCTCCAGCGCCTTGACCCTGATCTTGTTCTCCTGCATGGCCTGCCACTTGGCCGTCAGGGTGTTGGCGATCTGGCGGATTTCGATGGCATCGAATGGCTTCTTCAGCACCAGCAGCCGGTCATTGAGGTTCAGGCGTTCGCTCAGTTCGTCCCACGCCAGGTCGGAGAACGCCGTGCACAACGCGATTTGCAGATCAGGATCGAGCCGCCAGAGCCTTTCGATGGTTTCGAGGCCGTTCCAACCCGGAGGCATGCGCATGTCGACGAATGCCATCGCGTAGGGGCGGTATTCGGCCAACGCCTGCTCCGCCAGGTCGTGGCCGTCCTGGCCCTGGTAGGCATGATCCAGTTCGTAGCGGGTGGAGGGCCTGGGTTCCGCTACTCCGAAGAGCAGGGACTCCATCGAGGAGAGGCACTGTGTCGCCTCGGGGCTGAGGATCTTGCGATAGTCCTCATGCATCGAAGGGGTGTCGTCGATGATCAGGACGCGCCGGTTTCCCGCAGGAATGTAGTGGCTCATGGCAGCGCACGTGGTCGATGTCGCCACGCCGTCCGACTGGCTGTAAACAATACGCGCATCGGTTGCCACATCCCTGCAATTGGCCCGTCCCTTACTTCTTAAAGTACGGGCTTGGCCATTGTTCAAGTTCAATCGCCGGGCGGTGATACGGTGCAGTTCGCAAGCACCAGGGTCGATGGCGAGAAAACCTGAATGGTTCCGCTACACGATCGTCAGTGCGTACAAGTCATGTCCAAGTGTGCCGTTCCTGTCGATCTCCATCCTGCAATTGCTCGTGTCTCGCCGCTTTACGGGCAGTGAAAGCGACTACGCTGAAAAACATCTTCGACCCGGCTCCGATGCGAGCCATGGCAAGAGCGGATGGCATGGAAGACAACACACCCACGGATGCGACCCGTTTCACTGTGCTCCTGGTTGACGATGAGGTCTTCATCCTCAACAGCCTGAAGAGGCTTCTGCGCAGCCAGCCTTACGATCTCCTCCTGGCGGAGAGCGGCGAGCAGGCTCTCGAACTGCTCGCCAGTCATCCCGTCGATCTGGTCGTGTCCGATGCCCGCATGCCATCGATGGACGGTGCGACGCTGCTGGCGGAAATCTATCGACGTCATCCGCAGACCATCCGCATCCTGCTCACGGGCTACACGGACATGCCGACGCTGATCAAGGCGATAAACGAGGGGCGCATATACCGTTACCTGAGCAAGCCCTGGGATGACGCGGAGCTCCTGTCCACCCTCGAGCAGTCGCTGGCCCACCTGCACTCCGAACGCGAGCGCCAGCGGCTCGAGAAGGTGACCCGGCAGCAGAAGGCCGCCCTCGAACAGCTCAATGCGACGCTGGAGAAACGCGTCGAGTCGCGTACCGCAGAGCTCCAGCAGACGGCCGACATGCTCGACCTGGCCTACGCGGAGCTCAAGCGCAGCTACGTGGTCAGCACCGAGGTCTTTTCCCTTCTGGTCAACCAGCGGCTTCCCCAGGGCAAGCAAACCAACCAGGCGCTCAACGAACTGGTCCGTGCCTGCTGCAATGCCGGCCTCGTGGAGTCCTCGCTGGAGCACGACCTGATCATGGCCGCTGCGCTCTACAACGTGGGCAAGCTCGGCTGGAGCGACAGCATGCTGGCGAGGCCGTCGGACCTGATGCACCACCATGAGCGCGATACCTTCAGGGCTTACCCGGAAACCAGCGAATCGCTGCTGATGTCGCTCGAACCGATGCAGGATGCGGCAAGGCTGATCCGCCACCATCAAGAGCGCTGGGATGGCAGCGGCTTTCCAGACCACCTCAAGGGCAGCGCCATCCCCCAGGGTTCGAGATTGCTCAAGCTCGCCGTGGACTTCGTGGAGTTGCAACGAGGCCTGGTGCTGGAGCGCAACATGAACCGGGACGAGGCCCTGATGTTCATTCGCAAGTACGCGGGGCGGCTGTACGACCCCGACATGATCGAGCCCTTCGTCCAGGTCTGCGCCTCATACCTGACGGACATCACGCTCGCCGATCCCCGCGTGCGCGGGCTGGGTACGCGCGACCTCGAAGGCGGCATGGTGCTGGCACGCAACCTCAACGCGGACAACGGCATGTTGCTGCTCAACGCGGGCAAGGCGCTGACCCCGGTGCTGGTAGAGAAACTGATCGCCTTCGAGGCGATGGAAGGTGCGCGCTACACCGTGTTCGTGCGCGTTGCGGAAACAGCCTGATTTCACTGGAGGTACCCATGGCACGTATCCAGTTGGTCGACGATGACCCGTTGATCCTCCGCACGCTCCAGCGAGCGATGCGGGATGCCGACTGGGAGCTGGAACCGTTCGACGATCCGGTCCTGGCGTTGCACGCCCTGGCGGAAAAGCCCTATGAGGTGATCGTCTGCGACCACCATATGCCCGACATCGATGGCGTCACCTACCTGCAATTCGCCAAGCAATGCCAGCCCGCCAGCATCCGTATCCTCCTGAGCGGCATGGCCGATCACCAGGCACTGATGCAGGCGATCAACCAGGCTGAAATCTATCGGCTCATCCCCAAGCCCTGGGAAAACGCAGAGCTGCTCGCCACCGTCCGGGGGGCGTTGAACCTGTACCGGACGCGCGAGCATGACCGCAGGGAACTCGACCTCCTGCAGATCCACAAGCACCGGGGCGAAGCCGAGCGCATGCAGATCAAGGTGCTCAAGACCCGTCACGGTGAGCTGTACGAAGTGCAGCGAGATGAACAGGGTCGCATCGTGCTGGACGGGGAGGAGTGAGCCCCGGCGCTACGGTCCCCGTCCTCCCCATTCGCTCCTCCTTGAACCCCTGGAATCACGCCCCGGGGCGTGGCCATGGATCATCGGTCCTGCCCGTGCCGGACGTCCTGCTGCCATCGCCTCGCACCGGGCCCCGGCCCGCTTTCGCCGTCTTGCCAACAGCGTCACGAACCCGAGAACGTGCGTCCGGGAGAGTGCGGCGATCCATGCGCCGGATCAATTGCGGCGGGTTTCCAGTCGCTAGGATGCGCCCGAAATCAACCACGGAAAGGAGTTCTTCATGTCGGATCGGGTTTCCATTCACCTGGCGGGCGCTCCGGGTATCCAGGCTGCGGAGAAGCTGCTCGAGCTGGATGGTTACAGCAGTTTCAGGCAGGTGATGAGCGGGGAGTTGACCGTAGCCCTGGACGAGGAGTGTTACCTGGTGGCGCTTGGGGGTGACTACGTTGGCTTTGCGGTGGTCCGAGGCGCTTCTGCCGGCAATTCGGGTTTCTTCGAGATCTTCCGGCTGTTCGTTGCAGTGCCCGCTCGTGGCAAGGGGGTGGGCAGGCGCGCGGTGGCTCAGATCATCGACCTGCTGAAGAAGCGGGGCAAGGATGAGCTGGTTCTGGAGATCGAGAGCGATATCGCGGCTTCGTTCTGGGAGAACGTGCTGCAGGGCTACAAGATCCATGACCTGCATAACGGCAAGCGCATCGTCCACCTCTATCCCGCCTGAACCACGGGCTGGCGTTACACCCGAAGCCCCGGCTCGTGCCGGGGCTTTTCATTGCCTGGCATTCCCTCACACCTTTTACGGCCCCGCCCCAGGCGCCTGGCGACTCAACCGGTCGCGGGCAACGCCTCGGGCAGGTTCAGGCGCTGGCGCAGGGCGCGGAAATGGGCGAGCGAGTCATGGAAGAAGGCCTGTGGCAGTACGCCGTAGCGGCTCAGCGCAGCCTCTACCCGATCCAGTCCCGCCTGCTCGGCCAGTTCGTAGGCGCGCATGCCTTTTTCGATGCGCTCTCGGGTACTGGCGAAGTCGCTGAATTTCATGTCACGGCTGCTGGCGAAGTAGGCGAACTCGATGCGGGGGCGCAGCGCTACCTGGCGGATCAGTGGCCAGTCCAGTGTTGCTAGCGCATGCTCCACGGCGGGCCCGACTATGACTTCCTGCTCCCAGAGGAAGAACGCTTCGAACAGCTCCCGTCGCACCGGTTGCGGCAGCGGCTCGCCCAGCGCCTGGGCCTGGTGGCAGCGGTTGAGCGCGGCCAGCAGGCGTGGCTGCAGGTAGTGCCCGATGCCGGTGGCCTGGCCATGCAGCCGGCTGAGGTGATAGGCCGTATAGGCCTCGACGCAGACCCGCCGGTTGATTTCGCGGAAGGCGTCGGCGAAGGCGTGCAACTGGCGCAGCTTGTGGTGGCGGAGTGCGGGAGTGAAGAGGAACTGCGCGGAGAGCAGGGTGCCCACGCGCATGCCCAGGGCGAAGTAGCCGGCGCCCCAGAGCGCGCCGTGGGCGGCGATCAGCGGGAAGACGTTGCGCCCGCCGGAATCCTCGTAGAGGTGGTGGTAGACCGAGGCGCGCTGGCCGAGGTCGGTGAGGGTGCCGGCCAGTGCCGTTGCTTCCCGGTGAATCCGCTGGTAGTCACGGTCGAGGGTGCCGCTTTCGCTATCCATATGCAGGGCTCCTAGGCTAATCATCTGGATTGAATCTATGCAGGCTTGGGCCTGCCAGCCTCGCGGCAAATTGCCTCAGGTCGCGTCGCGCGCGGCTTCCGCCCTGGTTGCAGTGGGGGCGCCAGCCGCGCTGGCGTGGGTGTGTGACGGGGGTATCAGCAGGTCCAGCCGATACGTCCGCTGGTCGGCCGATCGTCGGATTTACGGCGAAAGGCCAGTATCCTCCGCGCCAGTCTGTTCCCCAGGCCCGCCCGCGTGCGGCGTCGGCGCGCTGCCGGGGAGCAAGATCCATGGAGCCGTAGTCGCAGGACATTGGATGTTGTCTTCACCCCTCAGCCCGGCCGGGTTTCCTCTGGCCCGCTCGTTCCGCCCCCTTGCCGATCACGCACTGCATAGGGCCCGCCATCAGGTACGCGGCCGTGCGCTGCATGGTATTTCGCCGACGCAATCACATTCGGCAGATTTTCCGGTGGATGCATGTGGGGAATCGTCCCCGCAGGGCGTCTCCAGTCTTATCGCTTCGCCCATCACCTCCGCCGATGCACCGCTGCCCACCGGGCGGCCGTCGCCGGCACCTTCCGCTCGTTCAAGGAGAACCCCATGAGCATCGTTTCGAGAACCGCTTTGCTGCCGATCCTGGCTACGGTGGCGTTGGCCGGCCTGTCGGGCTGCGCCACCGAAACCTCCACCGCCGTCGCCGTGCAGCAGGTCGAAAGCGTCAACCGTCCCTACAGTGGCGTGCGCGCGCCGATCGCGGTCGGCAAGTTCGATAACCGCTCCAGCTACATGCGCGGCATCTTCTCCGACGGCGTCGACCGCCTCGGCGGCCAGGCCAAGACCATCCTCATCACTCACCTGCAGCAGACCAACCGCTTCAACGTGCTGGACCGCGACAACATGAGCGAGATCCAGCAGGAAGCCGCGATCAAGGGCCAGGCCCAGCGCCTCAAGGGTGCCGATTTCGTGGTCACCGGCGACGTCACCGAGTTCGGCCGCAAGGAAGTGGGCGACCACCAGCTGTTCGGCATCCTCGGTCGCGGCAAGACCCAGATCGCCTACGCCAAGGTGGCCCTGAACATCGTCAACATCTCCACCTCCGAGGTCGTCTATTCGACCCAGGGCGCCGGCGAGTACGCGCTGTCCAACCGCGAAGTGATCGGCTTCGGCGGCACCGCCAGCTACGACTCCACCCTCAACGGCAAGGTGCTCGACCTGGCCATGCGCGAGGCGGTGAACAAGCTGGTGAATGCGGTGGAGAGCGGCGCCTGGAAGCCGCAGAACTGAAACAGGGACGTCAGGACATGAACATGAGCAGGACAATCGCATGCGCGGCCGCGCTGTTGGGCAGCCTGGCACTGGCCGGCTGCAGCGGCCCCAAGACGCTGTACCAGTGGGAGGGTTACCAGACCCAGGTCAACCAGTACTTCAAGGGCGAATCCAAGGAGGCGCAATTGGAGGCGCTGGAAGCCGACCTGCAGAA includes the following:
- a CDS encoding cytochrome-c peroxidase; translation: MNAHIKQRILHLALVVLPLASPCIAAPLNEPIKPLPRWHTEDAGRAELGRRLFNDKRLSANGAVACSSCHQLDRGGADDKRLSVGLNGDLTLVNTPTVLNASLNFRQFWNGRAATLEAQVDDVIRNPREMGSEWPALLARLAADETYRDAFESSYADGVTQANVQNAIATYERTLLTPKARFDLFLEGDSTAISDEEKTGYARFKQSGCISCHQGMNVGGNMFQKFGVMGDYFKDKGSSSEADLGRFSVTGRDEDRHVFKVPGLRNVELTAPYFHDASAQTLEDAVDVMFKYQLGRKADPEDKRLIILFLKTLTGETKGAQ
- a CDS encoding DAHL domain-containing protein, with product MSDIRRGNLWVVLVGAALALAGTLLFLFLRADAYEPARYFGSLAILRQIKQSDAQWEVQVLRSRMGINLDYDLLVDPLSEMDSNWQRLEQRLADAPLHNPERWERSKELYRTALEEKSGLIEAFKSHNAILRNSLNFLPTAEDDVQNLISDQRSSMVLDTTSGYVFDALLSTMEYSQVTTDEKAEDIQLGLQKIEEQKAGLSPDIGSAIDLFSAHVRTVLSEQKQVNALLNQIAAVPVATRLDALIEVLSGEQLAAAAQDQISHRYLLVFAAILAALLLFLGYWLLRSYAEINRMNKALQAANDELERRVQVRTHELQRAQSELVAAARHAGMAEIATNVLHNVGNVLNSVNISADLVARRVRNSKALGLARAVEMMTAHQEDLGAFISHDEKGKLLPGYIAQVSEALSSERESIVNELEQMTRSVNHIKEIVSTQQSYAGPSSIVEPISINELMEDALRMQSDSLVRHQVEIVKEYDDLPEVVLDKHRTLLILVNLISNAKQAMSAQEDRPRRLTLSAQLGASSLTIRVRDNGEGIEQANLTRIFAHGFTTRKDGHGFGLHSCALAAIEMDGSLRVESDGLGTGACFTLEIPMKKRGLAHGQPG
- a CDS encoding dual specificity protein phosphatase family protein, with protein sequence MPYEKSGWTISAGYRGGVIQGPGGETIYFGTHHDLSKTANRVDLRHMSHGMDDTADKCIPCFIAAADIIHSELQTRGSATVHCANGNSRTSFALIAYLCRYAGFTIEDAGTFLTKGQAERTDITFSLTKQVNNNSYWGWLNEAKWSEIVTDASRGTDYRAMYSVSGPSKSGNKVHHAVQTNISRGIPSAHAVEDDDSSSSSDSVHYSYGMRIRESEVRELKKNAAVYMGYKY
- the dusA gene encoding tRNA dihydrouridine(20/20a) synthase DusA — encoded protein: MMDWTDRNCRFFLRLLSRHALLYTEMVTTGALLQGDRARFLRHDEAEHPLALQLGGSVPADLAACARFAEEAGYDEVNLNVGCPSDRVQNNMIGACLMGHPALVADCVKAMLDAVAIPVTVKHRIGINGRDSYAELCDFVGQVRDAGCRSFTVHARIAILEGLSPKENREIPPLRYDVAAQLKQDFPDLELILNGGIKTLDECAAHLEVFDGVMLGREAYHNPYLLAGVDARLFGGQAPQPTRAEALAALRPYIERHIAEGGQMHHITRHVLGLGQGFPGARRFRQLLSVDVHKTQDPLGLLDQATELLRGH
- a CDS encoding ATP-binding protein encodes the protein MDNPGNRRILLIDDTPSIHDDFRKILAPEPSDTQALDAFEAQLFGTGPTTEVREFEIDSAYRGQDGLKLLEKALVEDRPYAMAFVDMRMPQGWDGVETIEHLWQTDPRLQVVVCTAYADYSWEELLARLRVADRLLILKKPFDNIEVSQLACSLTAKWDMTQRLQQQMESLEHQVRVRTEDLTRTNSVLQQEMAERKQLESQLIQNEKLASIGQLAAGVAHEINNPIGFISSNHSTLETYFRELLEVLQAYESAEPSIADEDLKARVIALRKRVDLDYLKDDIPSLLNETREGIGRVRKIIQDLKDFSRVDTDTEWQWADIHQGIESTLNIVASEVKYRADIVRNFGDLPEVKCLPSQINQVVMNLVVNAAQAMGEARGRIVITTWAGDGRVGIEIADDGSGIPDDVLPHIFDPFFTTKPVGKGTGLGLSLSYGIVQKHGGTLSVQSHEGEGTRFKIELPIDASHRQA